A section of the Kribbella voronezhensis genome encodes:
- a CDS encoding LuxR C-terminal-related transcriptional regulator — MASPLVGTKLYVPQARQVVVARPRLDERLGGSAKPRLTLISGPAGFGKTTLLAAWARGAAAAGRRIAWVSLEDTEQEPAAFWTYVVAALDNAAPGVGLGVLPLLRAPQPQLKSILATLLNELAALADGVDLVLDDYHLADSPQIATDVAFLLEHLPPHVHLVISTRADPALPLARLRARGELVEIRAADLRFTVDEITAYLNGVFGLDLDPAEIATLEGRTEGWIAALQLAALSLQGRADAAGFIAGFAGDDRYVVDYLVEEVLSRQPDAVRTFLLKTSILDRLTGSLCDAVIGGNDGKAVLESLERSNLFVVRLDDSRHWYRYHHLFADVLRVHLAEERPDEIAGLHQSAAQWYGATGEPVPAVRHALAAGDIEQAADLVERSAIELLRQRQEATVRGWLDDIPYDVVRRRPVLALGLIGALMSRGDFETVEDRLDDLERLLAAPPADLVVLEESELARVPGAMETYRAALALVANNPAGTVAHADLAIAKAAPGDDLTVAAASALAGLASWGSGDLEAAHRGYSVAVKGLERAGNIADVLGCSITLGDLRITQGRLGDALRTYQDALRLAAAHEVDGPLRGTADMLVGLSQIAFEHNDLAASAGYLKRVDALGERLGLPQFPYRWRVARARLRMAEGDLSGAVALLDEAEQVYVGDYSPNVQPIAAQRARVFLAQGHIDEALHWAQHLDPDDELAYVREYEHLTLARILLHQQSTARTAYGLLDRLRIAAEQGGRFGTLIEILTVQALAHQATAPLEQALRLAEPEDYVRVFIGEGRPMATLLEALIRQHPSWAYPQRLRAALDPGHRPVGQGLTGQLSEREYDVLRLLATDLDGPEISHRLYISLNTFRTHTKNIYAKLGVNNRRTAITKATELGLL; from the coding sequence ATGGCGAGTCCGCTGGTGGGGACCAAGTTGTACGTGCCTCAGGCACGGCAGGTCGTCGTGGCGCGGCCGCGGCTGGACGAGCGGCTGGGTGGAAGCGCGAAGCCGCGGCTGACGCTGATCTCCGGGCCGGCAGGGTTCGGCAAGACGACTCTGCTGGCGGCATGGGCAAGGGGCGCGGCAGCAGCGGGCCGCCGGATCGCGTGGGTGTCGCTGGAGGACACCGAGCAGGAGCCCGCGGCTTTCTGGACCTACGTCGTCGCTGCGCTCGACAACGCGGCGCCGGGCGTCGGCCTCGGCGTACTGCCCCTCCTGCGAGCTCCGCAGCCACAGCTGAAGTCGATCCTCGCCACTTTGCTCAACGAGCTCGCGGCCCTGGCCGACGGCGTCGACCTGGTCCTGGACGACTATCACCTCGCCGACAGTCCACAGATCGCCACCGACGTCGCCTTCCTGCTCGAACACCTTCCTCCGCACGTGCATCTGGTGATCAGCACCCGCGCCGACCCTGCGCTGCCGCTAGCCCGGCTGCGAGCGCGAGGTGAGCTGGTGGAGATCCGCGCGGCCGACCTGCGCTTCACGGTGGACGAGATCACGGCGTACCTGAACGGTGTCTTCGGCCTTGACCTCGACCCCGCCGAGATCGCCACGCTGGAAGGCCGGACCGAGGGCTGGATCGCGGCGCTGCAGTTGGCTGCCCTGTCACTGCAGGGCCGCGCCGACGCCGCCGGGTTCATCGCGGGTTTCGCGGGGGACGACCGGTACGTCGTCGACTATCTCGTCGAGGAGGTGCTGAGCCGCCAGCCGGACGCCGTACGAACCTTCCTCCTGAAGACCTCGATCCTCGACCGGCTCACCGGTTCCCTCTGCGACGCCGTCATCGGCGGCAACGACGGCAAGGCCGTGCTCGAATCGCTGGAGCGCTCGAACCTGTTCGTCGTCCGTCTCGACGACAGCCGCCACTGGTATCGCTACCACCACCTGTTCGCCGATGTCCTGCGAGTGCACCTGGCCGAGGAGCGACCGGACGAGATCGCCGGCCTCCACCAAAGCGCCGCCCAGTGGTACGGCGCGACCGGCGAGCCGGTGCCCGCCGTCCGGCACGCACTGGCAGCCGGGGACATCGAGCAGGCAGCCGACCTCGTGGAGCGCTCGGCCATCGAACTGCTGCGGCAGCGGCAAGAGGCGACGGTCCGAGGCTGGCTGGACGACATCCCGTACGACGTGGTGCGCCGCCGTCCCGTTCTCGCGCTGGGTCTCATCGGCGCACTGATGTCGAGAGGCGACTTCGAGACCGTCGAGGACCGCCTGGACGATCTCGAACGACTACTGGCCGCTCCGCCGGCGGACCTGGTGGTGCTCGAAGAGAGCGAGTTGGCGCGGGTGCCAGGCGCGATGGAGACGTATCGGGCAGCCCTCGCGCTGGTCGCGAACAACCCGGCCGGCACCGTTGCCCACGCCGACCTGGCGATCGCCAAAGCCGCGCCCGGCGACGATCTCACCGTCGCGGCCGCCTCGGCACTCGCAGGCCTTGCCTCGTGGGGAAGCGGCGATCTCGAAGCGGCTCACCGCGGCTACTCGGTGGCCGTGAAAGGCCTGGAACGAGCCGGGAACATCGCCGACGTCCTCGGCTGCTCGATCACCTTGGGCGACCTCCGGATCACCCAAGGCCGGCTCGGTGACGCCCTGCGCACCTATCAGGACGCGCTCCGCCTCGCCGCCGCCCACGAGGTCGACGGGCCGCTGCGGGGAACGGCCGACATGCTCGTCGGTTTGAGCCAGATCGCCTTCGAGCACAACGATCTCGCGGCCTCGGCGGGGTACCTGAAACGCGTCGACGCGCTGGGAGAGCGCCTCGGTCTGCCCCAGTTCCCGTACCGATGGCGGGTCGCGCGCGCCCGGCTACGGATGGCCGAGGGAGACCTGTCCGGGGCAGTGGCCCTGCTCGACGAGGCTGAGCAGGTGTACGTCGGTGACTACTCGCCGAACGTGCAACCCATCGCGGCCCAGCGTGCGCGAGTGTTTCTGGCGCAAGGCCACATCGACGAGGCTCTCCACTGGGCCCAGCACCTCGACCCGGATGACGAGTTGGCCTACGTCCGCGAGTACGAACACCTCACCCTCGCCCGGATCCTGCTGCACCAGCAGTCCACCGCCCGTACTGCGTACGGCCTACTCGATCGCCTCCGGATCGCCGCCGAGCAGGGAGGACGATTCGGCACACTGATCGAGATCCTCACTGTGCAAGCGCTCGCGCACCAGGCGACGGCACCGCTGGAGCAGGCACTCCGATTGGCCGAACCGGAAGACTACGTTCGCGTCTTCATCGGCGAGGGGCGACCAATGGCGACCCTCCTGGAAGCTCTGATCCGGCAGCACCCGTCGTGGGCCTACCCGCAACGCCTGCGCGCGGCGCTCGACCCTGGGCACCGACCTGTCGGCCAGGGCCTCACCGGCCAGTTGAGCGAGCGCGAGTACGACGTACTCCGGCTGCTGGCCACCGACCTCGACGGGCCCGAGATCTCGCACCGGCTCTACATCTCACTCAACACTTTCCGGACGCACACGAAGAACATCTACGCCAAGCTCGGCGTCAACAACCGGCGTACGGCGATCACGAAGGCCACCGAGCTCGGGCTGCTCTGA
- a CDS encoding DUF4386 domain-containing protein: MTITAPAVTTTTAVRRDPTRNNARAAGIFYLLTFASSIPALILLGPVLNDAAYVTGAGHDTRILWGCLLDCVNGLTAVGSAVAVYAVVKRQNGSMALGFVTSRLVEAAVVMIGVVNLLAVVTMRQHPAGADPASLTVTANALVDVRNWTFLFGPGLMPVFNALLFGTLLYKSRLVPRIIPAVGLIGAPLLFAAFIAALFGATDQVSASSLFLTLPIAAWEFTIGLWMTFKGFRPQAVAALGIRNDG, translated from the coding sequence ATGACCATCACCGCACCGGCCGTCACCACTACCACCGCCGTACGACGTGATCCCACCCGCAACAACGCCCGTGCCGCGGGCATCTTCTACCTGCTCACCTTCGCCTCGTCGATCCCGGCACTCATCCTGCTCGGACCGGTGCTGAACGACGCCGCCTACGTCACCGGCGCGGGCCATGACACCCGCATCCTGTGGGGCTGCCTGCTCGACTGCGTGAACGGCCTGACCGCGGTCGGTTCCGCGGTCGCGGTGTACGCGGTGGTGAAACGGCAGAACGGATCGATGGCCCTCGGCTTCGTGACGTCGCGCCTGGTCGAGGCGGCCGTGGTCATGATCGGCGTGGTCAACCTGCTCGCGGTGGTCACGATGCGCCAGCACCCCGCCGGTGCCGACCCCGCCTCTTTGACGGTGACGGCCAACGCCCTCGTCGACGTCCGGAACTGGACGTTCCTGTTCGGCCCCGGCCTGATGCCGGTCTTCAACGCCCTGCTGTTCGGCACCCTGCTCTACAAGTCCCGCCTGGTTCCCCGGATCATCCCGGCTGTCGGTCTGATCGGCGCACCCCTGCTGTTCGCCGCTTTCATCGCCGCTCTCTTCGGCGCCACCGACCAGGTCTCGGCCTCCTCCTTGTTCCTGACCCTGCCGATCGCCGCCTGGGAATTCACCATCGGCCTCTGGATGACCTTCAAGGGCTTCCGCCCGCAGGCAGTCGCAGCTCTCGGGATCCGCAACGACGGCTGA